A genomic window from Apium graveolens cultivar Ventura unplaced genomic scaffold, ASM990537v1 ctg8872, whole genome shotgun sequence includes:
- the LOC141705454 gene encoding uncharacterized protein LOC141705454, with protein sequence MDLNPRFERRLRISECTSNAMRVPHAFCEKYGHRIPSTVRVLVCNGYELWVDFDKVSEKFRGLGDFFHEFGMKSGNTLIFQYGGDFDVKVCILDIYGSEIQYPPMVHNLQTCAPSNVSIFEGGWSFVRYLGWGGKVCDSVYVPYEFDDQVGALIPERVDFVVSSGYKFIGKYCCSRNSLSHLTGLKNLCNMLRVCDLNCFHMLLFTFDGRDKFAITARDTSNIDSPLSSSFSI encoded by the exons ATGGATTTGAATCCTAGATTTGAGAGGCGCTTAAGAATCTCTGAGTGCACATCTAATGCAATG CGTGTTCCTCATGCATTTTGTGAGAAATATGGTCACCGTATTCCCAGCACCGTTAGGGTTCTTGTGTGCAATGGTTATGAGTTATGGGTTGATTTTGATAAAGTGTCAGAGAAATTCAGGGGCTTGGGTGATTTTTTTCATGAATTTGGGATGAAATCGGGTAACACCTTGATCTTTCAATATGGAGGTGATTTTGATGTGAAAGTTTGTATACTTGATATATATGGTTCTGAGATTCAATATCCTCCTATGGTCCATAATCTGCAAACTTGTGCTCCATCGAATG TTTCAATTTTTGAAGGTGGTTGGAGTTTTGTTCGCTATCTTGGTTGGGGCGGTAAAGTTTGTGATTCAGTT TATGTTCCATATGAATTTGATGATCAAGTTGGTGCTCTTATTCCTGAAAGAGTAGATTTTGTTGTTAGTAGCGGGTATAAGTTTATTGGAAAATATTGTTGTAGTCGAAATAGCCTCAGCCATCTCACCGGTTTGAAGAACCTATGCAATATGTTACGTGTCTGTGATTTGAATTGCTTCCATATGTTACTTTTCACCTTTGACGGTCGTGATAAGTTTGCCATAACTGCTAGGGACACATCAAATATTGATAGCCCTCTATCCAGTTCCTTCTCCATCTG A